Below is a genomic region from Campylobacter showae CSUNSWCD.
TTATGTATTATGCAGATTGTGGCAGTAAAATGTATGTTCATAGAACAAGTAATTACAAAAATATTCCCTATTACACTTGCAGTGCTTACACGAAAGTACCCTGTGGAACGCTTTGTCCATCTACTCACAGGATAAAAGCGGAAGCAGTCTTAAACCTTATACAGGAAACCTTAAAAGACATTAAAAAATATCTTGATGAAGATCACGAAGCCTTTATCCGTTCCATTTAAAATGAAATGGAAGAAAAGGAAAAAGTAGAGATAGAAAAGAAAAAAATAAGATTAATGGAAAGTAAAAACAGGCTTCAGGAACTTGAACGATTGATGTGCCGTATTTACGAAGATATGATACTTGAAAAAATACCAAGTAATAGATATGAGATACTTAACAGTCAATATGAAACAGAGCAAATAGCTTTAAGCAAAGAAATTAAAGACTTAGAGTTTGCAATATCAAGATATGAAAAAGAAACAGATAAGGCGAAAAAGTTTATATCTCTAATAAGCCGATATGAAAATTTTGATGAACTTACAACTACAATGATAAATGAGTTTGTAGAAAAGATTATTGTTCATGAAAGGAATAGAAAAGGTAGTCAAACATCAAAGCAAAAAATAGAGATATATTTTAATTTTATCGGTAACTATGAGCCACCAAAAGAAGAATTGACTGAAGAAGAAGAAGAAGAAAGATTAAAAATTGAGGAAGAAGAGAGAAAAATCAAGGAAAGAAAAGATAGACTTCATCAAAACTACTTAAAGCGTAAAGTAAATGGAAAACAACAGGAATATGAGGAAAGGTATAAGGCAAGGAGAGAACAGAGAAAACAAGAAAAATTAAAGGTTCTGAAAAGGGCAGGTATACAAGTTAATAAGTTAGAAAAAAGAGATTGAAGTTAGTCAATCTCTTTTTTAGTACAGGTATCAAGTATATCAATTATGTTATTTGCAATTGCATGGATAACAGTAACGGCAACAGAATTACCAAACTGTTTGTAACTTTGAGTATCACTTACAGGAATGATATAGTTTTCGGGGAAGCCTTGAAGTCTTGCAGCTTCACGAGGTGTTAGTTTTCGTGGATTTTTTCCTTTTTGCTCAATAAGTATTTCACTCCCGTCTTTATAATATCTTGCAGATAATGTATTTGTATAAGGACTGTTTTCATTGAACAATGTGTAACCAAATCCATTTCCCTTTATTTTATGTTCTTTCTTTCGTCGTTGATGACCTTGCCAAAGTGCATTTGAAATGGTGTATTTAGTATCAACATTTTGCTCTAAAATATTTCCCACAGAAACATCTGGGCAGGGAGGAATTGGAAAAGAAAAATCTTTATAGTTATCTATTTTATCCTTATCAAATCCAACAATGTAAATACGCTCTCTATTTTGTGGAACACCGAAGTCTTTTGCTTTAAGTATAATAGAATGAACATCGTAGTTTAAATCCTTTAATGTTTTTTCTATTGTTTTATAGGTACGACCTTTATCGTGAGATTTTAGGTTTTTGACATTTTCAAGAAGAAATGCCTTAGGTCGTTTCTCTTTAATAATTCTTGCAATTTCAAAAAATAATGTTCCACGAGTATCTTCAAAACCAAGCTTTTTACCGGCTTGACTAAATGCTTGACAAGGAAAACCACCGACAATAATATCATGATTAGGAATATCTTTTTCAGATATTTTTGTAATATCTCCAAAAGGAGTTTCACCAAAATTTGCCTTATATGTTTTTACTGCAAATTTATCAATTTCACTACTGAATACGACATTTGTTTTACCTGTTTGGTAAAATCCAAGCCTTGTACCACCAATTCCGGCAAATAAATCAATGATTTTATAGGGGGCATTTTCATTATTGGGGAAAGGTACTTTTTCAGGAAATGATAAAATATGTTTCAGCTCAATGGACGATGGCTGACTTTCTCCATTTTCCCATCTGCGAATTGTCCTATCTCCGAATTTGGACATACCAACAGCATCAGCTAATTCTTTTTGAGTCATTTGTAATCTGATACGCTTATTTTTTATTAAAATAGCAGGGGAATTATCTATGATTTGTGGTATAATATTCATATATATTCTCCTTTTTATATATGTTATTTCAAGGACTAACTGTCCTCTATTTGACACTATTGTACCATATAGAAGAAAATTTTTCAAGAAAGGAAAAGAGTTATGGCAAATATTTCTCTTGATGAATATAAAAACTTAGTTAAAGAAAAAAGGAAAGAAGGCTTTAAACAGCCTTATGACTTAGTTTATGATAATTTTATTACATTAGGATACGACAAAGTCCCTAAAGAATTCTTTTTAAGTAATGCAAGTGAAGTTGTTGAAAAACTTAGAAATAGCTGTTGGAGTGAATTTCAGCCATTAGAAAAAGACTTTACTTCAAAAATGCTAAAAGAGTTAGTTGATGATGAGTATATCAAAACTCTTACACCAATAGAGGCAATTACTTGGTTTGTGGAAGAATTTCCGGAACATATATATGCTTTGACTTTGTCAAATACTCAAAGTAGGAGGAGTAGAGCAGGTAAAGAATTTGAAAGTATTATAGAACTCATTTTGATTGGTGCAGGGATTCCACTTGACAGTCAAGGTAATATAGGTAAACAAGAGTTTGTCAATAAAGGTCTTGGTAAATTGGTAGATTTAGTTTCTCCGGGTGTTTTAGAATACAT
It encodes:
- a CDS encoding DUF4368 domain-containing protein, with protein sequence MEEKEKVEIEKKKIRLMESKNRLQELERLMCRIYEDMILEKIPSNRYEILNSQYETEQIALSKEIKDLEFAISRYEKETDKAKKFISLISRYENFDELTTTMINEFVEKIIVHERNRKGSQTSKQKIEIYFNFIGNYEPPKEELTEEEEEERLKIEEEERKIKERKDRLHQNYLKRKVNGKQQEYEERYKARREQRKQEKLKVLKRAGIQVNKLEKRD
- the dcm gene encoding DNA (cytosine-5-)-methyltransferase is translated as MNIIPQIIDNSPAILIKNKRIRLQMTQKELADAVGMSKFGDRTIRRWENGESQPSSIELKHILSFPEKVPFPNNENAPYKIIDLFAGIGGTRLGFYQTGKTNVVFSSEIDKFAVKTYKANFGETPFGDITKISEKDIPNHDIIVGGFPCQAFSQAGKKLGFEDTRGTLFFEIARIIKEKRPKAFLLENVKNLKSHDKGRTYKTIEKTLKDLNYDVHSIILKAKDFGVPQNRERIYIVGFDKDKIDNYKDFSFPIPPCPDVSVGNILEQNVDTKYTISNALWQGHQRRKKEHKIKGNGFGYTLFNENSPYTNTLSARYYKDGSEILIEQKGKNPRKLTPREAARLQGFPENYIIPVSDTQSYKQFGNSVAVTVIHAIANNIIDILDTCTKKEID
- a CDS encoding type II restriction endonuclease is translated as MANISLDEYKNLVKEKRKEGFKQPYDLVYDNFITLGYDKVPKEFFLSNASEVVEKLRNSCWSEFQPLEKDFTSKMLKELVDDEYIKTLTPIEAITWFVEEFPEHIYALTLSNTQSRRSRAGKEFESIIELILIGAGIPLDSQGNIGKQEFVNKGLGKLVDLVSPGVLEYIVNKRNTVLISAKTTLRERWQEVPEEMGRTGAREMFLATLDTSISSDVLNTLYEANIQVTTTKNIKETYYSDNERVLTFEKLVEICLDNVSHWKNFNYTVEQNEQMIELITKQIEKHQNHKFVEEYYDERLKNIKK